CTACCTATTACTGTATATTCTCCAATCACCACATCTTCTCGAATGCTGGCAAGATCTCCAACGAAAACATAGTCCTTCAAAGATGCGCCTCGATAGATAACACAATTTGCACCTATCGTCACATATTTTCCTATGATTAAAGCTGGAAGAGTTTTCTTTTCAGTAGTTGCTGATATAGTAGCTTTGAAGGGTTCCTTGCCCAAGATGGTATTATCTCCAATTATACAGCCTTCACCAACCACGGTATCTTTTTTGATCACCACGTTGTGTCCAACGGTCACATTGCTATTTATAACTACACCATCTTCAATTACCACATTGTGTCCAAGGATTACATTTTCACCGATTTTCGCATTTGATGAAATATACACGCACATCACTCCTGACAAGATGATAGCATAGATTGCATTGAAACGTTATGATTAACTCAACGTAACAATATTCGATAAACAAGCGAAAGACTCATATGGACCTAAAAAGATGACGATAAACATCAAAAAAATCATTAATGATGAGGAATTTTTTTAATTTTTGGGGTATGTAACTTCGTATATTATATAATGGAGAGTAATGCCTGGGCAGCTGTGTGCACACGGTAAAGTGTACATCGGGATAGGTCTAAGCTGTTGGAGATTTGTTGGTCAATTCAAGACAAAGAAAACTTTCCACAAAACAATACCATTGGAAAAAATAAAAAACACTCAGATGATTATGAAAACTTGTATCAAATTATGTATTTAGAAAAGAGTTCAAAAAAATCTACAGGAAAAACCTTTTTGATCGATGATGCGAGAAAAATATGTTTTAAAATCAACTCAATGAGAGTATCTAAAAAGAATAACTATAAAAGCGGTCCTTGAGTGACCGCTTTTTTGTTGCTCAAAAGATTTTGAAAATTCATATCAACAGTAATTTTTGTGAACCACTTCTATGAACTCATTTACATCAATTATTGAATTTACGAGCAAAGTGAAGATACCTTCTAAAAGTAATTTTCTTGCCGTTAGATATTCCTTTTCATAATATTTTAAGTACATTTCCCAAAAACCACCCCTGTGTATATATTCTTTGTCCTCAAGAAAACCTATCAACACCGCTTGAACAATTTGAAGATCTTGATTATGTTGTATCTTCATTTTCTTTCGGCTGTAGTATTCCGTTGATCCATAAAGATTGAGCCCACCTGCCAAATAATCTTTCATCCCATAGACGATATTTCTAATACCAGACATGTATATGGCGCCGGCACACATCACGCATGGTTCCATGGAACAATAAATTGTGTATTTGTTTATATGTTCTCCGTCGAGCTTTGCAAGTGCATTCAGTTCAGCATGAGCGATCGCATTGCCGTAGATTTCCCTGTGTCTACCAGAATCCTCGTTGATCATATTCCTGCCCCGAGAGATTATCTTTCCCATCTCATCAACTACGATTGAGCCTATCGGCAAACACCCTTTTCTCAAAGATTCCACACACATTTCCACAACGGATAACTCCAAATCGTTCATCTGAGCACTCCTTTCTGCACTATGATTTTATACCATTGTGTCCATAGAGACATCTTAATAGATTTCACGGTCGTGGTACAATGAAAAAAGTAAAAAGTAAATAGATAAATGCTGAAAGCTAAGGGAACACCGGTGAAAGTCCGGGGCTGTCCAGCAACCGTGAGTGGGGACGAAAGCCACACAATTGCCACTGGTTGAAGCTGGGAAGGCGTGGCGAGTAGATTGATCCACAAGCCGGGAGACCTGCTTTGAGCAGATTGTTTTTCCCGAAAACTTGGGATTTTTCGGGAAAAATTTTGTTTAGTGTAAACTATCTGAGAGTGTCATTCACAAGATTTGTAAAGGGAGTGATCTCAATGGGCTATGTTCATGTCTACACAGGTAATGGCAAGGGGAAAACAACGGCGGCATTTGGCCTTGCACTCAGGGCGGCATGTGCGGGTAAGAGTGTTTATATAGGTCAATTCATAAAGGGGATGAAATACAGTGAACTTGATGTACCAAAATACATACCAAATATCATCGTTGAACAATTTGGTAGAGGTTGTTTCATCAAAGGCGCTCCTGCTCAGGAAGACATTGATGCCGCTAAGAATGGGTTTGAGAAGGTTTCAAAGTATATCTTAGATGGTACTTTCGATCTCATTATACTGGACGAAATCAATATCGCGGTATATCTTAAACTTCTCACAACAGATGAAGTGCTTCAAGTGTTGAAAAACAGAAGCGAACGATCCGAAATAGTTCTCACGGGTCGATATGCACCAAGAGAGTTTATCGATTATGCAGATCTGGTTTCAGAGATAGTAGAAGTGAAACACTATTACCAAAAAGGTGTACAGGCAAGAAAGGGAATAGAGTTTTAAGGATACATATTTGTTGAAATGTGATAAGATTTGGCTATTATCAGTAAAATTGAGAACCAAATTAAAAAATCATTCTCGATTATCTCCCACCAGATGATTTTTTTGATTTATTAATTTATTTTTTTATCTTGTGAACGTTCTTTGATTAAACCTATCTTTCATTTGACTTGGATAAGAGTGGGTGATATACTCATAGCGATAATTAAATTTATATAATCGTATAAATTTATTATAAATTTCTGGAATTTATCATAACTAAAACACCGATTTCTCACAACTTCATAAAGGGGGTGTATTAATGAGTAAAAAGTGGTTATTACTGATTGCCGTTGTTGTTTTGGCATTGTATGGATGCCTTGGACCTGCTAATCGTAATCCGCAAGTTTCTCTGATCTATCCAGAAGATGGTGCACAAGTTGCAGTCCTTGCTTCAACGAAGGCTGTGACGCTCAAATCCACTGCTTCAGATCCCGAAGGACTCTCTCTAACCTTTGATGTTTATTTGGGAACGAGTGCTTCAAATCTTTCAAAGATCGCAACTGTTGATGAACCTGAGTACACTGTTAGTGACTTAACGCCAGGACAGACTTACTACTGGAAAGTCGTCGTTTCAGACGGAACAAATTCCGTACCAAGTCCTGTGTGGAGTTTCACAGTTGGTGGGAATCACTCGTTGATTAAAGTGGCTGATTTTACCACCGGTCCTGCGACGGTAGGTGCAAAGGTGGAGATCCTTCAAAATGACTCTGTTGTGATTTCTGATCTCACCAACAGCGAAGGCCATGCGGAATTTTACCTACCAGATGGCAGATATGATATCAAAATCACAGGTGAAGGAAAAGCCACAAGCATGATCTACAATTACGATCCACAGATTGTCGAAAAAATTGAAACACTCTCAAGAAGACAGATGACTGATAACGATCAAATACCCAATTTAGAAGTAGAAATACTCGATCAGAATAACAATGTCATACCAG
The DNA window shown above is from Thermotoga profunda AZM34c06 and carries:
- the cobO gene encoding cob(I)yrinic acid a,c-diamide adenosyltransferase; the encoded protein is MGYVHVYTGNGKGKTTAAFGLALRAACAGKSVYIGQFIKGMKYSELDVPKYIPNIIVEQFGRGCFIKGAPAQEDIDAAKNGFEKVSKYILDGTFDLIILDEINIAVYLKLLTTDEVLQVLKNRSERSEIVLTGRYAPREFIDYADLVSEIVEVKHYYQKGVQARKGIEF
- a CDS encoding nucleoside deaminase; translation: MNDLELSVVEMCVESLRKGCLPIGSIVVDEMGKIISRGRNMINEDSGRHREIYGNAIAHAELNALAKLDGEHINKYTIYCSMEPCVMCAGAIYMSGIRNIVYGMKDYLAGGLNLYGSTEYYSRKKMKIQHNQDLQIVQAVLIGFLEDKEYIHRGGFWEMYLKYYEKEYLTARKLLLEGIFTLLVNSIIDVNEFIEVVHKNYC